The Dehalococcoidia bacterium genome has a segment encoding these proteins:
- a CDS encoding CoA transferase → MATWLSDVRVLEAGQGLALAYAGHLLARLGAEVWKLEPAEGDPLRLVGPFPGDVPHKEKSAYHLFYNGGKKSVMEGPGVARRLAAACHIILADREWARRLGVRRWARRGHVVVVVTPFGVTGPYKELPATDLTLQALMGLSYISGEPYRPPLRVGLPIPELAAGQLAAGAALAALWRRYQEGCGALVDLSIWEAALTTMEHAPMIWSYRRVVWQRRGNLGGVAGWGIYPCRDGYVGVITGLAQAYQEFLRWVGPPLDDPKFQSMSARTRYADEMHAAILSWLADKGREEVVEEAQRRGLPFGYLHRVDDLLQSRQLRARRFFRKVRHPQAGELTLPYAPFRAKGVEWRPCLAPSLGRHSKQARTLLPLPLGLPPHPSPPLKGIRVLEMAVVWAGPLCGRLLSEAGAEVIKLETARRPDLMRGPARPSHPAEGVYPNGQPGEEPWNRHAYFNDRNRGKWGVCLNLDHPRGRELAQELAARCDIIIENLSPGALAPFGLDYSAVRRRRTDIIYLSMPTQGLTGPERHYVGYGATNDLTSGLISLTGYEDGTPQNAGINVSDPLAAFHGFVAVLAALHYRRRTGRGIHIDLSQRESTTYFMAPYILDYVWNGRVQGPMGNRHPIWAPHGIYPCQGEDRWVAIAVRTDEEWQALCKLAGEPLLHMASLTTEERLARQDELDHVLAQWTSQQEQEDVWGNLIRVGVPAAPLYDAPGLFSDPHLRARRFWRAVPHPQAGRRLYPGSPWRLDGTPTPQTPAPTLGQHNRLVLSRLLGLGEEELEALERDGVLAYRPMGA, encoded by the coding sequence ATGGCCACCTGGCTGTCGGACGTGCGCGTCCTGGAGGCCGGGCAGGGGCTAGCCCTGGCCTATGCTGGCCACCTTCTGGCCCGTCTGGGGGCAGAGGTGTGGAAGCTGGAGCCGGCGGAGGGCGACCCCCTGCGCCTTGTGGGCCCCTTCCCCGGCGATGTACCCCACAAGGAAAAGAGCGCCTACCACCTCTTCTACAACGGCGGCAAGAAAAGCGTGATGGAGGGGCCAGGGGTTGCCCGCCGGCTAGCCGCCGCTTGTCATATCATCCTGGCGGACAGGGAGTGGGCACGTAGGTTAGGGGTCCGTCGCTGGGCGCGCCGCGGCCACGTTGTGGTGGTGGTGACCCCCTTTGGCGTTACAGGCCCATATAAGGAGCTGCCGGCCACCGATCTGACCCTCCAAGCCCTTATGGGGCTTTCGTATATCTCAGGGGAGCCCTATCGCCCGCCTCTGCGGGTGGGTCTCCCCATCCCGGAGCTGGCAGCAGGACAGCTGGCGGCGGGGGCTGCCTTGGCCGCCCTTTGGCGCCGTTACCAGGAGGGTTGTGGCGCCCTCGTGGACCTCTCCATATGGGAAGCGGCCCTTACCACCATGGAGCACGCCCCCATGATCTGGTCCTACCGTAGAGTGGTCTGGCAGCGGCGAGGCAATCTGGGGGGAGTGGCCGGATGGGGCATCTACCCCTGCCGCGACGGCTACGTGGGAGTTATCACCGGTCTGGCCCAGGCCTACCAGGAGTTCCTAAGATGGGTAGGCCCACCCCTGGACGACCCTAAATTCCAGAGTATGTCTGCCCGCACTCGCTACGCCGATGAGATGCACGCCGCCATCCTGAGCTGGCTGGCCGACAAGGGACGAGAGGAGGTGGTGGAGGAGGCCCAGCGCCGCGGCCTGCCTTTTGGCTATCTGCACCGGGTGGACGACCTACTGCAATCCCGTCAGCTGCGGGCCCGTCGCTTCTTCCGGAAGGTGCGTCATCCCCAGGCCGGGGAGCTCACCCTCCCCTACGCCCCCTTCCGTGCCAAAGGTGTGGAGTGGCGTCCCTGTTTAGCCCCCTCCCTTGGGCGTCACAGTAAGCAGGCCCGCACGCTACTGCCCCTCCCCCTTGGTCTTCCCCCACACCCTTCCCCGCCCCTGAAGGGGATAAGGGTGCTAGAGATGGCAGTGGTGTGGGCTGGGCCACTGTGCGGCCGTCTTCTCTCGGAGGCGGGGGCAGAGGTGATAAAGCTGGAGACGGCCCGTCGCCCAGACCTCATGCGGGGCCCCGCCCGCCCCTCCCACCCGGCCGAAGGGGTGTACCCTAACGGCCAGCCAGGGGAGGAGCCCTGGAACCGGCACGCCTATTTCAACGACCGCAACCGGGGTAAATGGGGGGTCTGCCTGAACCTGGACCACCCGCGGGGACGCGAGTTGGCCCAAGAACTAGCCGCCCGCTGCGATATCATCATCGAGAACTTGTCGCCAGGGGCCCTGGCCCCCTTCGGCCTGGACTACTCAGCAGTGAGGAGGAGGCGCACCGACATCATCTATCTCTCCATGCCCACCCAAGGCCTCACCGGCCCCGAGCGACATTACGTGGGCTATGGCGCCACCAACGACCTTACTAGCGGGCTCATAAGCCTCACCGGATACGAGGACGGCACACCGCAAAACGCAGGCATCAACGTGTCCGACCCCCTGGCCGCCTTCCATGGGTTTGTTGCCGTATTAGCTGCCCTCCATTATCGTCGGCGCACAGGCCGCGGCATCCATATCGACCTCTCGCAGCGGGAGTCCACCACCTATTTCATGGCCCCTTATATTTTGGACTACGTGTGGAATGGACGTGTGCAGGGGCCCATGGGCAACCGCCACCCCATATGGGCCCCCCATGGCATCTACCCCTGCCAAGGGGAGGACCGCTGGGTAGCCATCGCCGTGCGCACCGACGAGGAGTGGCAGGCCCTCTGTAAGCTGGCAGGGGAACCCCTGCTCCATATGGCCTCCCTGACGACGGAGGAACGCCTGGCACGCCAGGATGAGCTGGATCATGTGCTAGCCCAGTGGACCTCGCAGCAGGAGCAGGAGGATGTGTGGGGGAACCTCATCCGGGTGGGGGTGCCAGCTGCCCCCCTCTACGATGCCCCCGGCCTTTTCTCAGACCCCCACCTGCGGGCCCGCCGCTTTTGGCGGGCCGTGCCCCACCCTCAAGCGGGCCGTCGCCTATATCCCGGCTCCCCTTGGCGGTTGGACGGGACCCCCACCCCCCAGACCCCAGCGCCCACGTTGGGCCAGCACAATCGGCTTGTCCTCTCTCGTCTCCTCGGGCTGGGG